The Chiloscyllium punctatum isolate Juve2018m chromosome 2, sChiPun1.3, whole genome shotgun sequence genome has a window encoding:
- the LOC140486419 gene encoding probable gluconokinase isoform X3, with product MVNGIPLDDEDRIPWLCTLHEILMREISLGENMILACSSLKRMYRRILTGEQSATNRTLRENQERSQLGCSKNILFVYLHGPIQLITKRLDSRKGHFMSPSLLQSQFATLEPPEGTENFINISIENSISEIVTEIERHLG from the exons atgGTGAACGGAATACCACTGGATGATGAG GATAGAATCCCCTGGTTGTGCACTTTGCATGAAATATTAATGAG GGAAATTTCACTTGGAGAAAACATGATCCTTGCTTGCTCTTCTCTGAAAAGAATGTATCGAAGAATTCTGACTGGTGAGCAAAGTGCTACAAACAGAACTTTAAGAGAGAACCAGGAGCGATCACAACTTGGCTGCAGCAAGAACATCTTGTTTGTATATCTTCATGGTCCCATACAATTGATTACTAAGAGGTTAGACAGTAGAAAAGGACATTTCATGTCACCTTCTTTGCTACAATCTCAGTTTGCCACGCTAGAACCACCAGAGGGTACTGAGAATTTCATTAACATTAGTATTGAGAACAGCATTTCAGAGATAGTGACTGAGATTGAAAGACATTTAGGTTAA
- the LOC140486419 gene encoding probable gluconokinase isoform X1, giving the protein MILILMGVSGSGKLSLCSFSPRTAVGSYLANKLGWKFYDADDYHPKENKEKMVNGIPLDDEDRIPWLCTLHEILMREISLGENMILACSSLKRMYRRILTGEQSATNRTLRENQERSQLGCSKNILFVYLHGPIQLITKRLDSRKGHFMSPSLLQSQFATLEPPEGTENFINISIENSISEIVTEIERHLG; this is encoded by the exons ATGATCCTCATCCTGATGGGGGTCAGCGGCAGCGGcaa GCTTTCATTATGTTCATTCTCTCCTAGGACCGCTGTGGGCTCATATCTTGCAAATAAG CTGGGATGGAAATTTTATGATGCTGATGACTACCATCctaaagaaaacaaagaaaagatgGTGAACGGAATACCACTGGATGATGAG GATAGAATCCCCTGGTTGTGCACTTTGCATGAAATATTAATGAG GGAAATTTCACTTGGAGAAAACATGATCCTTGCTTGCTCTTCTCTGAAAAGAATGTATCGAAGAATTCTGACTGGTGAGCAAAGTGCTACAAACAGAACTTTAAGAGAGAACCAGGAGCGATCACAACTTGGCTGCAGCAAGAACATCTTGTTTGTATATCTTCATGGTCCCATACAATTGATTACTAAGAGGTTAGACAGTAGAAAAGGACATTTCATGTCACCTTCTTTGCTACAATCTCAGTTTGCCACGCTAGAACCACCAGAGGGTACTGAGAATTTCATTAACATTAGTATTGAGAACAGCATTTCAGAGATAGTGACTGAGATTGAAAGACATTTAGGTTAA
- the LOC140486419 gene encoding probable gluconokinase isoform X2, with translation MILILMGVSGSGKTAVGSYLANKLGWKFYDADDYHPKENKEKMVNGIPLDDEDRIPWLCTLHEILMREISLGENMILACSSLKRMYRRILTGEQSATNRTLRENQERSQLGCSKNILFVYLHGPIQLITKRLDSRKGHFMSPSLLQSQFATLEPPEGTENFINISIENSISEIVTEIERHLG, from the exons ATGATCCTCATCCTGATGGGGGTCAGCGGCAGCGGcaa GACCGCTGTGGGCTCATATCTTGCAAATAAG CTGGGATGGAAATTTTATGATGCTGATGACTACCATCctaaagaaaacaaagaaaagatgGTGAACGGAATACCACTGGATGATGAG GATAGAATCCCCTGGTTGTGCACTTTGCATGAAATATTAATGAG GGAAATTTCACTTGGAGAAAACATGATCCTTGCTTGCTCTTCTCTGAAAAGAATGTATCGAAGAATTCTGACTGGTGAGCAAAGTGCTACAAACAGAACTTTAAGAGAGAACCAGGAGCGATCACAACTTGGCTGCAGCAAGAACATCTTGTTTGTATATCTTCATGGTCCCATACAATTGATTACTAAGAGGTTAGACAGTAGAAAAGGACATTTCATGTCACCTTCTTTGCTACAATCTCAGTTTGCCACGCTAGAACCACCAGAGGGTACTGAGAATTTCATTAACATTAGTATTGAGAACAGCATTTCAGAGATAGTGACTGAGATTGAAAGACATTTAGGTTAA